In the genome of Pseudoglutamicibacter cumminsii, one region contains:
- a CDS encoding TetR/AcrR family transcriptional regulator, which produces MVTQPARRMPRDERRAQLMSVAQRTFSKHGYFAASMDLIAENAGVSKPVLYQHFPSKLDLYSALLENELANLVVTVREALNSSDDPFTMVRSTVEAYFNFVAREGSAHELVFESDLSHDTTIARRLRKFRDTIGREIGEKVAQYTSLDSFEATYVGLTVTAAAERAAGLWQLKPEEMTRERACELVWRLAWRGIDGYLDDAAGTDAVT; this is translated from the coding sequence ATGGTGACTCAGCCCGCACGCCGAATGCCTCGAGACGAACGCCGTGCACAGTTGATGAGCGTTGCGCAACGTACATTCTCTAAGCACGGCTATTTCGCGGCTTCGATGGATCTGATCGCAGAGAACGCGGGGGTTTCCAAACCGGTTTTGTATCAGCACTTCCCGAGCAAGCTGGATCTGTACAGCGCGTTGCTTGAGAATGAGCTCGCTAACCTCGTGGTCACGGTGCGTGAGGCGTTGAACTCGTCGGATGATCCATTCACGATGGTTCGCTCAACTGTTGAGGCGTACTTCAATTTCGTGGCGCGTGAGGGTTCTGCTCATGAGCTCGTGTTTGAGTCTGATTTGTCTCATGACACCACAATTGCGCGGCGTTTGAGGAAGTTCCGCGACACGATCGGCCGTGAGATTGGCGAGAAAGTCGCGCAGTACACGTCGTTGGATTCGTTTGAAGCAACCTATGTGGGTCTCACGGTGACGGCGGCGGCGGAACGTGCCGCGGGCTTGTGGCAGCTCAAGCCTGAGGAGATGACGCGGGAGCGTGCCTGCGAGTTGGTGTGGCGCTTAGCTTGGCGCGGAATTGACGGTTATTTGGACGACGCCGCGGGCACCGATGCCGTAACGTAG
- a CDS encoding 3'-5' exonuclease, with translation MTSQTGENAPYPWHELPRAAFDLETTSANPREARIVSANISIINGKAELMQSHNWLVNPGVPIPPETTEIHGISDSDVQANGRDPQEATREISELLSQLFQTMPVIAFNAPYDFTVLHAEAQRHGIETINASPVIDPLVLDRKLDRFRRGKRTLTVMSEFYNVPLHNAHSADADALAAVGVADEIARRYPAEVQIDPLLLHSQQVQWHQEWAANFQDFLRRKNPTARVDGSWPLTFTSRD, from the coding sequence ATGACCTCACAAACCGGCGAGAACGCACCGTACCCATGGCATGAACTTCCGCGGGCGGCATTCGACCTTGAAACGACGTCCGCGAATCCCCGCGAGGCCCGCATCGTGTCCGCGAACATCAGCATCATCAACGGCAAAGCTGAGCTGATGCAGTCGCATAACTGGCTTGTTAACCCGGGCGTCCCTATCCCGCCGGAGACCACGGAGATCCACGGCATCAGCGACTCCGATGTCCAGGCCAACGGACGCGACCCTCAAGAGGCCACGCGTGAGATCTCGGAACTGTTGTCGCAGCTGTTCCAGACCATGCCGGTGATCGCGTTCAACGCTCCCTATGACTTCACGGTTCTCCACGCGGAGGCACAGCGCCACGGGATCGAAACCATCAACGCGAGCCCGGTCATCGACCCGCTGGTTCTGGACCGCAAACTGGACCGTTTCCGCCGGGGCAAGCGAACCCTGACTGTCATGAGCGAGTTCTACAACGTCCCGTTGCATAACGCTCACTCGGCGGATGCGGATGCACTCGCCGCTGTCGGTGTGGCCGATGAGATTGCCCGCCGCTACCCTGCCGAGGTTCAGATCGATCCGTTGCTTTTGCATTCGCAGCAGGTTCAGTGGCATCAGGAATGGGCCGCAAACTTCCAGGACTTCCTGCGGCGAAAGAACCCGACGGCCCGCGTTGACGGGAGCTGGCCACTCACGTTCACTTCGCGGGATTAG
- a CDS encoding DUF3107 domain-containing protein has translation MEIRIGVKHVAREVGLETDASYDDVVAQVEEAVKNGSLLQLTGVKGRKIAVPGDSIAYVDFDGRRPGPVGFAHQAK, from the coding sequence ATGGAAATCCGTATTGGTGTGAAGCATGTGGCTCGCGAGGTTGGCCTGGAAACTGATGCCAGCTATGACGATGTGGTTGCTCAGGTTGAAGAGGCCGTCAAGAACGGTTCGCTGTTGCAGCTGACCGGCGTTAAGGGCCGCAAGATCGCTGTTCCGGGCGACTCGATTGCATATGTTGATTTCGATGGTCGCCGCCCAGGCCCTGTTGGTTTCGCTCACCAGGCCAAGTAG
- a CDS encoding MGMT family protein encodes MSEAHQGSSREGCSHEGSSRVGSTQEGSTQEGSTQECGANAYRVLLSAAGRRDPEVVDEAVFRVLEACPAGKVVAYGTVAAWLGLSNARRAAAAMRNAPEGIPWWRHVRTDGGLIPELLERAQKHWDTEGTPYGARGVNKAAFWVPDDREWSELRAQTAQIEALVASDVAEEPGC; translated from the coding sequence ATGAGCGAGGCGCATCAAGGCAGTTCGCGTGAGGGCTGTTCACATGAGGGAAGTTCGCGTGTGGGCAGCACGCAAGAGGGCAGCACGCAAGAGGGCAGTACGCAAGAGTGCGGCGCGAATGCGTATCGCGTTCTGCTGTCTGCCGCCGGCCGTCGCGACCCGGAGGTAGTGGACGAAGCAGTGTTCCGGGTTTTGGAAGCATGCCCTGCTGGCAAGGTGGTCGCGTATGGAACAGTTGCGGCATGGCTCGGGCTTTCGAATGCGCGGCGCGCGGCAGCAGCGATGCGCAACGCGCCCGAAGGCATCCCGTGGTGGCGACACGTGCGGACTGACGGTGGCTTGATCCCTGAACTACTAGAGCGGGCTCAGAAACACTGGGATACTGAGGGCACCCCATACGGTGCACGCGGGGTGAACAAAGCTGCGTTTTGGGTTCCGGATGATCGCGAATGGAGCGAACTGCGGGCTCAGACCGCTCAGATTGAAGCTTTGGTTGCAAGTGATGTGGCGGAGGAACCGGGATGCTAG